One Misgurnus anguillicaudatus chromosome 5, ASM2758022v2, whole genome shotgun sequence genomic window, taaaaaaaaactttatgcaCAGGTGAGTTTATACACACTTGAGGAGAACCAGACGTTGTGCTTTAAGGTGGAGACTCATGTGGCCGTGGCAGCCGAGCAGGTGTTTCTCATGCTGTCTGACTTAAAGCGCAGAAAGGAATGGGACCACCACTACCAGTACGTATAATGCACTGTAATGCAATCTGCAAGCAAAACAACGTAAAGTAAAGCAACATGAATAAATAATCCATTGAAAGAGAATGACTCACAACATCCTATTTGAATTCAATGCAATTACATGACCTTGATGCAATTATATGAGTCCTGATGGTTTTTGTTTTATGAATAATGTAATTCCTAAATTGCTAAAGGTAGGGACGCCCCAAACTCATGCTACTAATTgacgtgtcaatgttttgaaagcATCACTGATTCATAGTAGATGTACTTTAACAAAACAATATGCACCCTTAAAATATAAACCCTGGTAAATCGGCATAGTTTTAATCTTTTCTTTCttgaaaatgaaatattataataCAGAGAGTGTGAAGTGATAACTGAAGCACATGAAGATGATACCATCTACCGTGTTGTCACCCCTTCAGTGACAAAAGGAGGCAAAGTCCAGGACTTCATTCTTCTGGCCTCCAGAAGGCGCCCTTGTGATTCTGGGTAATTTCTTACATTTATGCATGATTTTGCAGACATGGTgtgtgcatcccaattcaggaGGTGTTTCttaatgtcaaggaaggatcctcagaagccagaatttcgaggatgttccaatgtcgaggatcctcggaatttcaaccaaggactgagtccttcgttcgagaaatatctcATATACAGaaaaaggatgcatatgtgaaGCCTTCGCGctttgaaatcacccacaatcctatgcgcgctgTGCTGAAAGCACACCTTTTCACTGACGTAATGCCGCAATGACATggacttgctagcctgttcgatttacgtgttctccgaatgctaaagaggagcctcgcctagcctctgaaggaagtgacttgtaaggatcAGTCCTGGCAAGGAAGTATCTTTGACATTGAGACTCCGCGGACTTTGAATTGGCTCGATATTTGAACAGCGAattgaaatgagacggtctagcctacGGGGGGAATTGCATTACTTGCTGTTCCTGCCCACTACGCTTGTCAGCTGAGACCtatcagacttttaaaaataaatatggaggcagatttttattttattttagaaaatatgacacattgatgcagattaaactattcaacagtatgtAAAATTCACCAactaaaacattatttataatagtaaaacaGTCACAAGGACCTTTAATttgcaaaatatacacttttcTTTAACTacagtttttaatgtttatttcaaaatacccaGACGTCAAAGGCACCTattgaatcttgggatatccaAGGCTACGAAGGAAACATCTATGGATCCTTGGTTTCAGGGGAAAAAAACATAGAtttgtataataaaggctagatgtgttacggccatagacagtaaaagaaatggacACAGCGACCCCGTTGGATTCAACGGAGACAAGTGAAGCCAATTAGAAGCTCACACTTCCGGGGGGTCGAgcgtactgcgcagactcaaactgagcttggtcacgtgagcaacctgtctgacaaTTGTAAGTCTTCTAATAGCTGTGCCACAGAGAAATCTGAATTACCCACCGAATCTTGCAGAAACGGCGAGCGTGAACAGGAgtacattttatattaagtaTATTAAGTATTCTGATCAATTACTTTGTCATTTTgcatagtatttatttattttaaagtttaacgcCAGTACGCCATATTCTACATGCGCTTCTCCTCCTGTCCATACGGTAATTTCTCAACTGTGCGACAGAGAGTCGCGTGGTTATGAAGCAATCgttaccatagttttactaaaaCTGATTTTACTGGGCCATAACGTAAGTTACAAGGTAATGGagccttttatacattttcgtgtttctttagaaataGTTGATGCACAAATTGAGTCTTTAAACGCCtcagatgtaaagttattcaCTGTCAAAGTGACGCCAAAATGAATGGGAGTCAATGGAATGCTAAGAGCAGGTGGGGGTATGCTAGCTAATGGCGGTGCCTAGGGCGGCTTCAAGAAAatatgaaaccctgcccccctggttacggcggagtctctaacgtcatcacctggcggccgtCCTACCACAGGCAGcccgctcactcgtagcattgtgttttaatgatgcatgtacttttaaatgaccataacttgctaaattttggtttggtttggtttcttacaaacgttattaacgtggctatgctttaacatgtttcattaattttttttagtattagtatgcagtgtcataggtacatctttgacgtttataacaaacttAACCGTTTGAAAATCAGTAGAAAATTAAGCTAGTCATGGCCATTTAAACGTACATGTACCATCAAACCACAATGCCACAAGCGAGCGAGCACCCTGtggcaagatggccgccaaatgcggacattccactcaattggccagacgcacgggcgagacatctagcctttatacatatctatgagaaAAAGGTCACATTTGGAGGCTTGCATGTGAAGAAGCCTTCGAATTGAGACATTCTTTGTCGCAGCCCGGTGACATCATTGGCCTTCAAATATGTCCTTGGAAGGCTGCggcccctgaattgggatgcacccttTTATAAACAgcaacattttatcagtatgcatgTTGCCTGGGGATGAAACCACAATGCTTTACTAACTGAACTACAGGAACACCAATCTTCTTCAATGCAGTCTATGTCATATAAATctcttttttatcttttttctcgaaattaataaaaaagtaacatACGTTATCAAATCTTTTTCAGAGACCCTTATTTGATTGCTCTACGTTCTGTAACCTTGCCTGCGTGTCCTCCTGCTGAAGACTACAACAGAGGTGAAGTTCTCTGTGCTGGCTTCACTATCTGGGAAGGGGGAAActcttgcactaaggtaagAATAATAAGCCTGTACGATTCTAATCCACAAATATAGTGAACGATTCAGTGAGTTACGAGTCAAGACTCAAAACAGCTTTATGCAACAGTCCATATAAATGAAATGACGTACACCATTTGTAACGGTTCATTTCTGATGTTGCAGAAAGGCTTACTGTACAGCAGACTATGTGTAGGTGTTAAAATGCTAAAGGTTAAGTACATCTGGCAAAACATGCTTGTGTATGCATCTCTCTCAGATTTCTTACTACAACCAGGCCACTCCAGGCGTGCTGCCCTACATCTCCACTGACATCGCTGGGCTTTCCTCCAGCTTCTACTGCACCTTTTCTTCATGTAGCGCTTTCCTGGAGAAGAATAAAGGCAGGGTGGCTTTTCTGCCCACCCCTGTTGTGTATAGGAACTGAGGGGTGAAGTGGACATGCTCGACTCTTCTGAATATGATCCAGTTTCGGAAAGAATATTTAGGGTCAATATTTTGCTCAGGTAGACTCAGAGATCAACAACAGTGTGGATCCATTTAATACAGACTTTCCATGTTGAGTGCAGTATAAAAGTTTTATCAACTGCAGGTACTTGAAACTTTTTGATAGTGTGAACACAGAAAAAAGCCTTGTTTGTTATCACAAgagtttaatttactaaaacaCCAACACCataaacagacaatgaaaaTATACAGTTTTGCATATTGTTTTGTATAATAGTATTATCAgagtattattatttaaaaacaatatattaatattacgCTTTCTACAGTAGAAGCCATAGGGTTATGTGCAATAATGTAAAACCGTCTTAGTGCCAGAAAGTTAAGCTAGTATGAAGTAATTCTTGATGTAGTTGTCAATATAAATCTAATAGATTTTAAACAGGTGATAAAATCAAATTGTGGTACTTCCTGTGACACAGACAAACATATTTGCATAGATTTTTAGTCCTGTTATGCATAGATTTTTGAGGTTTTAACCTGTTTAGGTCAGGCTAGATCTATGCGGATTTAGACAAACATGCCATGGGTCTGGATAAAGATATAGCACAATGATATTTATTGGTTTTtgttaattaaattttaaaggggacagagaatgaaaaaccaattttaccttgtctttgttgaataatggtagtctacccgcattcacaaacatacaaaaagttctagacatgctaaacatctcagtctcatagaaattcctcttttagaaatgtcacccagaaaacagcccaatctgaaaaactgatgcttatgacatcacagacaTCTCCCTGCcccttcactttaaaataattggctacatttttagagtggcagcaaagtcagccaatcagtaatgagattgcaagttaagccaatAGGGGGAGCCAAACCACTCATTTAAATTCCCCCACCCTAATAAAGCTatttgagagaggtttttaggaagcttctaaggcattacatacccaaaaaaaaaaaaaaaatgtctacatgtcacatcacagaacaaggataaataccccgttcaatcattctatgtcacctttaacttATTATCATTCACTTTATCATTATTACATAATGTAGCATTTTTTTTGAATGGGACAGCTAATTGTCTTGTCTTTAAATTATCTTGTTATAATGTGATTTTTGAAGTTTGGCTTTAATCTGAACCACATCCAAGTGTTTTAGATAATCTTTCATTAGTGCttatttattaaacatataACTTGTGAAAtaaattttgtgaaataaaagtgTTATTCACTCTggtgttttttatatttctccACCTTAAAGTTGTATTTGTGGTTGTATTTTTGGGAATGATTTTTGATTGCCTTTAACAGTAtgattcagggttcccacactgTAGTTAACTTCAatttcaaggacctttcaagtactttccaggtctaataccctcaaattcaaggactaaatgtggggacacatttcaagtgagagcaaggttacattgtgttaccttttaagatacattgttacagttccatttcgagggaactcgtgctgcgtcactgcggtgacactttggggacgcctccaggggtaagtgcgtctgaatgtgtagatcaaattcaaccaatgttgaggcttaacgacaaagacagggtgatgtgggagccaggaagtatatcgctatctgaaatattgccaaagacggcgttacagggacacaggaagtatggcaaaggaaacgcagtgtctcgttcccttctcaggaaacaagagttacatacgtaacccgagacgttttcatgtgtcaaacacaactgcaaaaaagcattttggtatgaatcaacatttgcatacagaagatataagcataaaaagtctagaatttttatgatattatcagggaataatatggatttttttccagaaaacctcttgcataaaatagattcaagcacttttaatgacctgtatctatacatgtatattttcaaaaactttccagggccttgTATTTTTTTCCCAAGATTCACAAAgtttcaaggattttaaggacctgtgggaaccctggatgTTAGAAGAAAAGATGCCAGTGTACATAACACAATGTTTGCAGATATCACATATCTTTCCACCATCAGAGGTACCACAAGCATACTTAATTTGACTACTACTAAACATTATAttcaaattttcttttttggttGTTCAACATGACCCATTCATGCTGCATGATCATGCTTTTCTTGTTGGTTTCCatgtttctttgttctgttgTATCTAAAAACAACCCTGGCTATTGAGTTATGTTGTCTGCTGAAGCTGTGAACCATCTCCTGCTCTCGTACCTTCCGTCTCTTGTCTTCCACGAACTGTGCGTTTTTGTGACGTGCCTGTTGGATGTCCTCGTCTCTTTTGGCTCTTTGTAGACTGAGAGTTTTGTCTATGTCCACTTGGTCACTCTTTTGGCGAAGGCGTGCCTCTGTCCTCCGAGCCTCCATGAAATCATCTCGGTGGCCCTTGGCAACCTCACGGTCAAATTGCTGCTCGGTTACATTCTCCGCCAGGTGCCTCTGCATCTCGGCCTTCTCATGCGCTCTGTGGGCTTTATCAATGACTCTGAAAGTAGTAAAGCTGATGGTGCCATGGCAGTGACCAATCAGATGTTTCACTGAAGTAATTGCAGGTGAGTGAGGCTGTGGACCAGGCCTCTGGGTGTGAAGATGTCTGATGGTGTCACGGATCTCCTGTGCCATGGCATTACGGGATGTTAATGTGTTACTCGATGGCACAGTCTGGTGGACTTTCATTCCCAAAACACGAAATGCTGTTTCCTTAATGTCTTCATTACCAGTCACTTTGGCATCTAGATTAGAGTAAATCAAATAAGTCTTTCaaaatgtatcattagttaACTTAAAGCAATATTTATTGTACCTTGGTTAGATGCGTTTAGTTCTGACTTTAGAGGTTGAGAGGTGATGTATGGTGAATTTGTGTCCTTTTGGCTGTCAGATGGTTTAGCATTTGTAGCCTCAAATGAAACCTGCATAAAAGTGACTAATGCATGAGTTGTAGTTTAATTTAAATACcaaatttataatttttcaaTACTTTAATATTACCTCAGAGTAACCAGCTTGCATCAGTTTATTTAAGTCCACATTAAGTCTTTTAATATGTACATCTGTCTTCTCCTAACGTGACAAACATTACAACAAAACCAATAAAAAATGCAGTGcattaaattaatgtttttaaaaacttttaaaaacaaaattgtgtCACCAACTCAAATCTTTAGGAAGATTATAGGTCTAGCCTGAATTCTTGTATATAAATTGTCACGCATAAAAGATTAGAAAATATCATTATTTACCCTCATGTGGTTTGCTAGTGATAGACTATCTgtgaacacagcagccacaTATCGGCCGacgccgatacacataaaactcgcaaaaatTGGCCCGATATATCTGCCAGCTGATATATCGGGCTAATTTTTGcgtgttttatgtgtatcggcatcggccgatatgTGGCTGCTGTGTTCGCAGATAGTTTTAtccggcattatttacagacagagtgttggaagccgcaagcgattgcaggtcatgtgattaaaaacaaccaaccaaTCCATGACAACATTGAAAGCTcggcctaacagctgatcatagctggacaaagcggatttttatttctcatctctatatatatttgtagtagTAAAGTGCTAGAAATCAATTTCCTTTGCTGACGAGATCCTCGTCATTGTGGAAAGCGCAGTTTATGGTTCCATAGCACCCTCACCTAggtttactatttgttaaatatagtttttttaagttcaataaatgttacttttttaaattgagactttttatgatgtaaattgagtgagcaaaagcagtatcggctccaaatatcggctcaaaaaaaaaaaaaacggcagcctgtatcggtaaACATTGCATTTGGAAAACATTTGGACGTTTTTTGTTTACTATGGGAGTGCATGGTGTTTGGGGTGATCACCATTCACTCCTATAGTAAACAAAAAACTTCCAAATGTTTCCAAATGCAATGCTTAAAAAATCTGATCACTCTAATCACCATGCACTCCCATAGTAACCCAAAAACCCTTTGAGCTTCAAAATGaccaaaaagtgttaaataaataactatttcACTTTAAAGTGTCCTGAAAACATTTACTCTTGCAGTTGGATCTGCATTTGAGTTATAAAGAACAAAAAAGACAATGGATGttcaaaaatatacatttttgggAGAAATATCACTTTATGTGTAACTATCTCAAATTGTATCTCTATATGTAGCTCGTTTTATCTGACATATACATACCGACACACAATGGTTATTATTGTCCTCCTCCATGATTTCCTGAGATTGTGGCGATACCTGCTCTTTTTCTGCATTCACTGGTTGagtggaaatgaatgatttCTCCGGCCATGTCCGCTTCTTTCCACAAAGACTAATTCTAGacatttaacaaatatttaacattCATGTATTATTATAAGCAAATGTCAAAATACCAAAATGATTGCAACATATTTACCCAAGGTGCTTTCTAATTAAATAGCCTCGAATCCAGCGCTGTATAATAAGTGTAGGGCAACAAAAGGCCTGAATCCTGTTGATCTCTGCGATTAATTTATACACAGCTTTTAACTCTGTCTCAAATGAATCCTGAAGAAAACATTAAACTATCCTGTAGTTTgtacataaacacaaaataaccatACAGACCAAAGTATATAATGAGCACCAACCGGCTTTGACGAATACAGATTGACATGAAAGTGTTGTTTCATTGCTTTAAATTGAAAGGAAAGGGACCAGTTTTGAATAATTTCTTCATCAGAGATAACATAGTTGTCCAGGGCCTTCAGTGACCATATGTTGTTTACCACGCAGTGCCTGTAGTTTTTCTTTAAACTGAGTGGCGTATCAAAGAGAGTTAATGCTGTCAGGTTTAAACAGCCAGACAAGCCATTAATATCATCCCAGGTTGCCATGTTGTTGTCGTGAAGATACAGAAGTTGCAATTCTTTCAGTTGACTCCAACATGAAGCATCAGGGAGCTGAAGAATCTAAACAGGAACATGCTTATTAGTAATTTGTTCACCTTAACGCAAATCAGAAGGTAATGAATGGAAATGAAATACCTGATTTCCTTTAAGATCTAATTTAACCAGGTGTGTGCATTCCATCACAGCTTCAATCCTGGTCAGAAAGTTGTCAGCCAAGATGCAAATTCTCAGTGATCTGCAACATCCGATCTGATCCAGATTCTTCAAAAGCAAGCGGCTCAGTTTGACCATCACAATATCATGAAGACACATGGCTTTCTCATCCTTTGATTTCCAGTAGCCATGATCCAGAATGAGAGACTGAGAACAGCTCACTAAATAGGTCCAGTAAGCTTTTAGGGAATCCATCACACTTTGTGAAATCGTGAATTGATCttcaaaaaaattttaaataatttttacatcatttgttgCCATTATAGTAGGCACTtcatattattaaattattatagaattataatattctttccaatttgtgtttcacaaaataatatttgaaaaaaaaaacaactacaAACTGCAAACTACAAAAGAAGTTCTTACCAAGCGTGCCTGGCTCTTGTTGCCTCCTGTAAAATTGCAATATAAAAGTTGCTATGACAACACTTTTCTAAATACAAGCTTCTCTGAGCATTTTCTTACAGTTTTATAAAGATCACAGaattataataaaatgaaaatttatttaaatacggAAGGTTGAATAATAGTTTTCGATTAATGTAGTTAATATCGTAATTTTGGTTTAAGAGAGAGAAAAtgcgtgttcgacttcatgcggtaCTGCGCAGACCTATCggcatatgacatcaaagtaccgcgagagtgaatAAAAACCGtgctttcgaatcgctctcgcggtctTTTGATGCATGGGATACGTAAGTCTGCGCAGAACACGCCAAAAGAGACGCTATGACGTGtgttggtcacatgacttaaCCCGGAACTGCACATGTACAAAAAGTTAGCTGAGATGTTTTATATCTGACAGTTTAAATGACTTTTCAAAGCATTTTAATAAAGTGATACGCGCGGACGTTTTTTCAATGTCATCGTATAAATTAAtagttaaaaatataaccaCGTCAAAATAGTTGTTTGCTTCAATGATTTAGATCGGTAGAGGTTTGACTGGTTGGACTTGCTCACCATGGCAGACCGCGGAAATGTTCACTTGCAGAAGTCCACAAAGGAAAAACTCGACAAATTCAATAAAATCAGAGGTACATTTCCCAATAAATCTTCATGCAGGTGCATCCTGTGACCACTGAAAGAATTAGCACGTTCAGAAGTATTATGGAAAATTGGCAAGTTGACCTTACACAGGTTCAAAAACAATGGGACGTGTAAAGAACAAAACCCAGAATCACTATGGCACTTTTGTGATACTTTAATAAGTGtaaaattgatatttttgtctaatatattattttgtgttataaaGATACTGTTAAAATTCTGTAAGAATATCTTGAGTTTTTCTCCACAGGTAAAGCAGTTCAGTCTGGTGCATTCTGGGATCTTGTGGTCATTACTGCAGTGGATGATGATCAGAAATCTGCATATGAAACTCAGATTGCTGAGAAGCTGGAGAGGAAAGAACTTCCTCTTGCCATCAATTACCACGTGTTTGCAGATCCTCCAGGATGCAAGATAGGTAAGATTTGGTAGAAAAGCTGGTAGAAAATTGtgttaaagtgatagttcacccaaaagcacacagttgacggtacccattgaattccatcgtatttgttttactactatggaagtcaatggttacaatcagctgtgtgctaaccattatttatcaaaatatcttcttttgtgttcatcagaaaaaaaggaATTCATacagtttaaaacaacatgagaattttaattgttgggtgaactatccctttaacagccAAAAGGTCATGCATTTGATCTCGCCTcctgataaaatgtattatttgtaatgcactgtaagtccctttggataaaagcttttgtcaaatgcataaatataaaacccTCTTCATTGACATGTTTAGTAAATATATAACTCATCTGTTCACACAGGTAACGGAGGATCTACGTTATATTCACTTCAGCGCCTTAATGATAAATATGGCAAGACTTTGTCAGGATTTAAAGTTATTCTCATACATGCAGGTACTGTCTTTGTTAATATagtaactatttatttgtacagAGTAAGGTTTtttgcagtggcggctcgtgactgctcatccgagtgGCGCAAATTCAAAGTGGGTGTTCGGCGTGTCATATGTGTTGCTtgcataacacatattttgaaataaggaaccacacacatgacgggctacatacatattgtgacgaacttcgcatcgagtgcccacaaaaaataaatcaccggccgccactggtttaTTGtactcctgtatagctcagtggctcagagcattgcattagctgtgcaaaagatcatgggttcaaacccaggaaacacattgataaaaaaatgtgtaccttgtaatgcactgtaagtcgctttggataagtTGTTGTGTGATAATAGAgatgaataaaaaatatcagTTGTAATGAATGCAAAGCAAGTATTTCAGATGCAAAATAATTATCTGTCTGTTCAATGTCATACATGCAGGAGGATTCAGTCAGCGTTTGCCCAATGCCAGCGCCCTGGGTAAAATATTCACTGCCCTGCCCTTGGGCAACCCTTTATATCAAATGCTAGAGCTCAAACTTGCTATGTATGTGGATTTCCCTTCACACATGAAGCCGGGGGTACTGGTAACCTGTGCGGATGACATTGAGCTCTACAGTGTTCCTGATCAAGAGGACATCGTGTTTGATAAGTCGGGTTTTACTGCGCTAGCACACCCCTCACCTCTGTCCATCGGAACCACACATGGAGTTTTTGTTCTAGAACCAACAGAGGAACCCAAAATCTGTGACATGGAATATAGAACTTGCTCTCAATTTCTGCACAAGCCAAGCATCGAGAAGATGCACAAATTTAAAGCAGTCTGCAAGAGAGATGGACAGGAGTTTGTTTACACCGACAGCACCTACTATGTTGATTATGGGACTGCAAAGACACTGATGACCTTGTTAAGTGAAATCGTCCCTCTGACGTGTGAAATCGATGCCTATGGGGATTTCCTTCAAGCCCTTGGACGATTAGCTACCGTGGATTATACTGAAAACATAGTTAATGTCACAAAGAAGGAAAACAGCCTCGTTGAGGTCCGCAAAAAGATTTTTCATCGTCTTAAAGGCACAGAGCTTAATGTAATTCTGCTAAACAACTCCAAGTTTTATCACCTCGGCACCACTGAGGAATATTTGTTCCACTTCACTTCTGATCCCTGTCTCCGAACTGAACTCGGCCTCCTCTCTTCGGCCTTTAGTACCTGCTCCACATCAGAGTCATTGGAGAAAACTAGACCTTGTGTAATGCACAGCTTTCTACACCCAAGTGTGACTGTATCACCAGGAAGTGTTGTGGAATACTCCAGGCTTGATGATGAGGTTAAAGTTGGTACCAGATGTATCATCAGCAGCTGCTGGATCAGCTCAGGTCTCTCTGTGCCGAGTGACACATTCCTGCATTCTCTCTGTGTCAACCTGAATGggaaaatgggctttgtgactCTGGTTTTTGGTGTTGAAGATGATCTGAAGAAAAATGTGGCCAGCCCGGCTGATATGAAGGCACTGAACTTGTTCAAGGTCAGTCTGGAGGACTGTGTTGGACTCTGGGGGTTGTCTCCAGAGAAGGTCAGGTTTTCCGGAGACAGATCCGCATGTAGTTTGTGGAACGCCTGTATTTACCCAG contains:
- the lrriq3 gene encoding uncharacterized protein lrriq3 isoform X2 — translated: MDSLKAYWTYLVSCSQSLILDHGYWKSKDEKAMCLHDIVMVKLSRLLLKNLDQIGCCRSLRICILADNFLTRIEAVMECTHLVKLDLKGNQILQLPDASCWSQLKELQLLYLHDNNMATWDDINGLSGCLNLTALTLFDTPLSLKKNYRHCVVNNIWSLKALDNYVISDEEIIQNWSLSFQFKAMKQHFHVNLYSSKPDSFETELKAVYKLIAEINRIQAFCCPTLIIQRWIRGYLIRKHLGISLCGKKRTWPEKSFISTQPVNAEKEQVSPQSQEIMEEDNNNHCVSVSFEATNAKPSDSQKDTNSPYITSQPLKSELNASNQDAKVTGNEDIKETAFRVLGMKVHQTVPSSNTLTSRNAMAQEIRDTIRHLHTQRPGPQPHSPAITSVKHLIGHCHGTISFTTFRVIDKAHRAHEKAEMQRHLAENVTEQQFDREVAKGHRDDFMEARRTEARLRQKSDQVDIDKTLSLQRAKRDEDIQQARHKNAQFVEDKRRKVREQEMVHSFSRQHNSIARVVFRYNRTKKHGNQQEKHDHAA
- the lrriq3 gene encoding uncharacterized protein lrriq3 isoform X1, with product MDSLKAYWTYLVSCSQSLILDHGYWKSKDEKAMCLHDIVMVKLSRLLLKNLDQIGCCRSLRICILADNFLTRIEAVMECTHLVKLDLKGNQILQLPDASCWSQLKELQLLYLHDNNMATWDDINGLSGCLNLTALTLFDTPLSLKKNYRHCVVNNIWSLKALDNYVISDEEIIQNWSLSFQFKAMKQHFHVNLYSSKPDSFETELKAVYKLIAEINRIQAFCCPTLIIQRWIRGYLIRKHLGISLCGKKRTWPEKSFISTQPVNAEKEQVSPQSQEIMEEDNNNHCVSEKTDVHIKRLNVDLNKLMQAGYSEVSFEATNAKPSDSQKDTNSPYITSQPLKSELNASNQDAKVTGNEDIKETAFRVLGMKVHQTVPSSNTLTSRNAMAQEIRDTIRHLHTQRPGPQPHSPAITSVKHLIGHCHGTISFTTFRVIDKAHRAHEKAEMQRHLAENVTEQQFDREVAKGHRDDFMEARRTEARLRQKSDQVDIDKTLSLQRAKRDEDIQQARHKNAQFVEDKRRKVREQEMVHSFSRQHNSIARVVFRYNRTKKHGNQQEKHDHAA
- the fpgt gene encoding fucose-1-phosphate guanylyltransferase, with product MADRGNVHLQKSTKEKLDKFNKIRGKAVQSGAFWDLVVITAVDDDQKSAYETQIAEKLERKELPLAINYHVFADPPGCKIGNGGSTLYSLQRLNDKYGKTLSGFKVILIHAGGFSQRLPNASALGKIFTALPLGNPLYQMLELKLAMYVDFPSHMKPGVLVTCADDIELYSVPDQEDIVFDKSGFTALAHPSPLSIGTTHGVFVLEPTEEPKICDMEYRTCSQFLHKPSIEKMHKFKAVCKRDGQEFVYTDSTYYVDYGTAKTLMTLLSEIVPLTCEIDAYGDFLQALGRLATVDYTENIVNVTKKENSLVEVRKKIFHRLKGTELNVILLNNSKFYHLGTTEEYLFHFTSDPCLRTELGLLSSAFSTCSTSESLEKTRPCVMHSFLHPSVTVSPGSVVEYSRLDDEVKVGTRCIISSCWISSGLSVPSDTFLHSLCVNLNGKMGFVTLVFGVEDDLKKNVASPADMKALNLFKVSLEDCVGLWGLSPEKVRFSGDRSACSLWNACIYPVCSDLKDSLMMSLEMVNALDGGSEFTLPNNITLTSLQESLQNKNLEEMMKFRKVLYEDILKES